TAGAGCAATCACTCCACTGAGCATGCACCTGCTAGCTCTCAGGATCAGGAAACCATGAACCTctacaattttgttttccaggaaaaacacAGTAAGAGTAGAAGAAAAGGAGCATGTGCTGCCTCACCTGACCTCTCCCCTGTCGGATGGATCACTCACCTCATTTAGGATGCTCTCCAGCGTTGGAGGGGTATCAACTTGAGGAATGTCAAATTCTTTGTCATCAATCTGTACATCAGAAACCACAGCCTGAGTTTGGGTTGCCTACTCCACCTTCCAAGCCGTAATTAAAGCCACATAAAAAGCAGCTATGCACACACGCCTCTACTGGAAAGGCAGGCAAGAGCTCCAAGGGCAGGGTCACACACAGCTTCATCTGGTTGAGTGAAGATAATATTTCCTTCTTGGAGGCTGTGTGAGACTTATTTCCAGAAACATTCATAGATGTTCCGAGAGTAAACACGCTACTGCAGTAATAAAGGATTTTGGAGCgagagagaaattaaatgaCTGACTCTGTACTTGCTACGTAAGGCACACACCATACAGAactttgggggttgtttttttttctatatgcGGTAAAGCACGCGAAATTTATGTAAATGACAGTGACCCATGTCACCATACTGGAACTGacacagagcagcctgggacgcCCCCGCCGACCCTCCCTCACGGGTGTCTGTGTGAAAAACCCACCGACCCTCCCTCACGGGTGTCTGTGTGAAAAACCCACCGACCCTCCCTCACGGGTGTCTGTGTGAAAAACCCACCGACCCTTCCTCAGGGGTGTCTGTGTGAAAAACCCACCGACCCTCCCCTCAGGGGTGTCTGTGTGAAAAACCCACCGACCCGACCCTCAGGGGTGTCTGTGTGAAAAACCCACCGACCCTCCCCTCAGGGGTGTCTGTGTGAAAAACCCACCGACCCTCCCTCACGGGTGTGTGAAGGGACCCACCGACCCCTCCTCAGGGGTGTCTGTGTGAAAAACCCACCGACCCTCCCCTCACGTGTGTCTGTGTGAAAAACCCACCGACCCGACCCTCACGGGTGTCTGTGTGAAAAACCCACCGACCCTCCCTCACGGGTGTCTGTGTGAAAAACCCACCGACCCTCCCCTCAGGGGTGTCTGTGTGAAAAACCCACCGACCCTTCCTCCCTCACGGGCGTCTGTGTGACAAACCCACCGACCCTGCCTCGCGTGTGTCTGTGCGAAGGGACACGCCGACCCTCCCTCGCGTGTGTCTGTGTGAAGGAATACGCCGACCCTCCCTCACGGGTGTCTGTGTACAGGGACACGCCGACCCTCCCTCACGGGTGTCTGTGTGAAGGAACACGCCGACCCTCCCTCACGGGTGTCTATGTACAGGAACACGCCGACCCTCCCTCACGGGTGTCTATGTACAGAGACACGCCGACCCTCCCTCAGGGGTGTCTGTGTACAGGGACACGCCGACCCCCCCTCACGGGTGTCTGTGTGCAGGGACACGCCGACCCCTCCCTCAGCGGACCCCTCGGCCCTGCAGGAAGCGCCCGGACAGGCGCCGCCCCCGCGGCCCGGCCGTGCCGCCTCCGCGGCGGTTCGGAACGCACCAGCTCGCAGCGAGAGTCCAGCTCACGGTCGAGCTCCGCCACGCTCAGCCGGTGCGCGGGGGGCTCCGGGCACGGCTCGGCCTCCGCTGGCTCGAGGGCCGCGGCCATGGCCGGGCCGGCTCCGCCGGGACTCGAACCCGCGGTCCCAGAGTCCTCCCCACGCAGCCgcagcgcggcggggccgcccccgcgCCGGCCTTAAAGGGGCCGCACGCCACCGGCGGGGACCGGGGGGCACCGAGGAGAcggagctggtgctgctgtcacacagaaGTCTTGTATTTATTGAAAAAGTTCGCATCTGCTCCCACGACTGCGTTTGCCATCCCGGACTCGATGGATGCGTCAGCCTCCGAGGGAAGAAAATGGACAAAATTAATAGGCGCAGAAAGGAGAGGCAGACACCAACACCCCTCACGCCCCTTCATCCCATGGTGCTTCAGCTAGAGCCAGGAGGGTTTTCCTTTGATTCCCGCATTCTGGAGCCTCAGATTTGGTGTGCACAGGGCCAGGATGCAGCACTGTCCcagcaaagtaaaaaaaaaaaaaaaaaaaaaaaagtcgttTTTAGGAGAAGAGGCAAAAGCCTTTGGGAATTCGTGTCTAATTTTAGATAAGGCAGGAGATGGTGAAAGCAGATTTGGAGCCCAagcatctgtgttttcttttaaaaaccacCTGGAAACAGAAAACTGTGTGGGATCTCCAAGAGCCCTTGCCAGACCAGAAGGCAAGGAGGGGGTCAAATGTAAGATAAAACACACTGGAAGAATAAATACACCCAGTTTCACAACACCAGACACTCAGACTATGCTGGGCTCTTGTTTGTGTTTCAAGGTGACTCTCCCCATGCGCCCAGGTGGAGGAATGGCCCCTCTGCTGTCTCCGCAGCAGAGAAGGTTCCAGCTGAAGGTTCCAGCTTTTAAAGGTTCCAGGTCAAGGCACAGAGAACATCCTACACCTGTGCCTTGCCTTACCTGTTAGTCCTTCCTGTTGTTCCTCCTGAAGGGGAGCCGTGCTTCCCTGCTCTCTGGAGAAGGCTCTGTCTGGCACCTGGCAGCAAGAGCACAAGGATGAGCCAGGCACATCCCACACCTGCCCTCCAGGTGAGCCGTGCCAGGCAGGGTCCCACCCCCCCTGAGCAGGAACAacgctcctgctgccctgggccaggtcagctcagcagggacagcagaggatCTGCCTGCCCAGGGTCACCTGCTGAGCTCTCAGTCAGTGGACAGCAAGAGCTGGGGCAAAAGCGTTCCCAGAACAGCCCAGCAATGatagcagagagctgcaggctggagagatGCCTTAGGAGCAACAGGTCACACACAGGTCAGACAGTTTTGCTCCTCAGAAATGTCATTATGTTAGATCACAAACACAAAGCCAGTCCCTGTGGTGGTGGCTGAGGAGGTTGgctgggcaggagaggggattTTTGCAAGGAAGTGGCTCTGCTTTAGAGCTATGCTAGCCCTGGGGAGCTGAACCTCTCCTCTTGCATGCACATCTACAGGTGTTTGAAGATTTGGTGACCCATTACCACCACGGGCTCTCCTCCATGTAAactcttcctttcccctgccAGATGTTTCAGGATGGTCTTCTGCAGCAATGGTGCATCTGCTCCTCTTACCACAGCCACTAATTCTCCTCCCTGGAAGGTGTGGAAAGCAGATCAGTCAGCAAGTGCTCAGGTTGTGCTCCCTGGGCTCTGGAACTCCCCACAGCAGCGCATCACCAAAAGGCCCTCCtcccctcagagctgctctgctccacagcAAGAGGGAAACCTTGAAACAACCTTCTTTGTGCCTCTTCATCAGTCTCAAGATAAAGAAATGCAGCTTGTGAGAGGAGTGAGatcctgcagaagcagcaggctGAACCTGAAGATGCCACAGGGCAGCACACTGGCTGTATATTCTTATCTGCACAGCATTTGATTACCAGCAAATACAGAGCAAATAAAATTGCCCCATCACAcattgaagaaataaaacatcctCCCAAGAGGACTGTTGTTCCCACCAGCAGGTCATGATTATTGCTATGCAACcactgggaaaatattttcactcaCTGTATAAAAGAGAAAGACAGGCTCACATTGTCCTCTGTATTTTTCCAGAGCGTCAATGGAATCAACTTCAGCCTAAAaggaatgtaaaataaaataggtGTTTCTAGAAAAGCATTTCTGCTCCAGAGGAATGCACACACAAGTGCCTGGACTCAGACACCCTCAGCTGGCTGGTACTCACCCCCCACACAGGAAAACACCTCTGGGTCCCAGACTTAGGGGGCAAAATGACACTGGTCAGAAGCAGGGGCACAGCCAGCTCACAGGTCAGTTCCAGTACCTGACAAGCAGGTAGATGtcacctgcaggagctggagcagtgctCCTGTGGGACAGGGATATCTATTCCCACCAGCTTGCCTGGGTGAGTCCTAGAGAAAAAACCTGAGAAGTGAATTCAGGGCTCCTGCTCATGAGGACTGAGAAGTGCCAGGAGAAGCTGCAtttgcagcagggatgggaagacTGAGCTGTAAGAAACTTCAGTGCCCTCAGCTCTGTCCTCAGTCCAGAGCTGCCACCAGCCAGGAAAAGCACCAGGACACAGAATCACCACATGGCTGAGGCAGGGAGGGACTTGTGAAGGGCTCCAGTCTCAgaccctgcccagggcagggctgctctcagtgaTACAGGTGGTTGCTCAAGGCTGTGTCAGTTTTGAGCTTTTCCAAGAatcagctctgcacagcactCTGGGAACTTGTCCCAGTGTCCTACACTCCCACCTGCAtacttttcccttctatttACTTGGACTTTTCCTGGCTGCAACTGATCCCATTATCTCTTTTCCTGTTGCTGTGCTTCCCTGACAGACATTGGTCTGTGCCCTCTCCGTCCTTCCCACACCGGACATCTatcccttttcctctccagggtGACCAAatccagctccttcagcctctcCCTGTACATCAGAGGTAATGTCTTAATGAATCTGTCTAATGTTACTTGATTAGGGAGAAATCTGGAAAGCATAGAGCAGTTGAAGCCTGAAAATCCTTAATTATATGAATCCTTATAGATACACCCAAGCCTCTGTATGTGGCAGCTTcactcccagcagctgcaattCCTGCACTGCTATGGTTTGAGCtaatattagaaagaaaagtgatttCAGTCCTTAGACCTCAGCTGATTTCAGAGGACTGGGTATTTCAAGCAGTGCCAAGTGAGATCTTACCACAGCAAAATGCAGGAGATCACTGCCAACTTGGTTCCTGATTTTTTGGAACAGATTCACTACCGGTTTGCATGGGCCACACCAGGCTTGAAACACATCGACAACTGCAAGCAGGAAAATAGGTCAGAATGAGGTACAAGTGGGTCAGTTTAGACACAGACCAATAGATCACATGCTAGAAGGGCTGGATCCAGCTCTGTACTGGAAACCCTTGCAAGGTTTGAAATGCTGCATCAGAGGACAGAATAACATTACAAAATAACAAGCTGGGAATGATGTGGAGGAGTCTTAAGTAGAAACATGGATATGGCTCTGACCTTGGAGGTAGCAGATTTCCCATGGAAAACTGCTGCACAGAGGTAGTACACACGAGGTTTTCCCAAGAACCAGCACTGCTTGGATTGCATGATGAGTGTCCCACATAAATGAAGAGGACTACAACCTCCTGCTGGTCtcaactcagaatattttttttcttccattcagTGTAAAGGGAACGGAGAGACTGACTAAACATCCTTAACACTAATAATTCCTAACAGTCCTGGTGTCCTTTTAACACAGAACAAGAGCAATCCAGTGTGCTGACCAGACCCTTACCAATGAGTCCTTTGAGACACAGCATttcttcccacagctcctggctaGTAATGTTAATCTGCgtgaaaaattgaaaaacacagtaaaagCCACAATAATTCATCAGTTACTACCCAGTTGCTGCAAACATCTTGACAAACCACTCCAGAGGGACACACCTACCTGAAGAGGCATTACCTGAGCACTCAGCAATCTCCTCTGACTGGGGTTCTCTCACCTCTGACCGGCTGATCGGGATGTCTCACAAGATccaaggaaaggcagagggaaagggCAGCAGCATCCAGCCAAGGCCAAGCCCTCCCCTGTTCAGTGGCACTACTGGAACAGGGGCTGCCTGGGGATCCCAGGCTCAGTTTGCAAAGTTGTCCTGGGGGTTGGCTGGGGCCCCCAAACTGGGATCCCAGACCCACAGCCCTTTGTCAGGATCTCCATCTGCCTGCCCAAGGTTCCATTTGAACCACACCTCATTCAGATCCAGTCTTCATAGGGTTTACGAACCACCTGCCTCAGCAGCAGTTTCTCACCTTGCCTGCACACAAACTCTTCCATTTGAGATGTTTCAGCCTTGACAAACTAAACTAATAAATGCATAGTTTCCATGATGTGTGGGGACCAGAGGGAGGTCTGAACTCAGCATGTCCTTACCTGAATTCCCAGCTGTTACCTAAAAACTTCCAAAGCACAGTGAACAGAGAACACAAAGTTCTAGGCTGGGAGGGGCCTGTGAAGTCCTTCATCTAATCTCCTGCACAAAACTCAGCGTTAGATCAGCTTGCTCAGCAATTGGCCCTGTCAGGGATGCCCTGGACCATTCCATACACAGCACCACCCACTCTATTATCCCACACTCCCAATACTGTTATTAGGAAGGATATAATCCTTAGCATATTCCCCATCTTACAGGACTTGCCCTTCAGTATGTacttagaaaaacacagcaagttTAAATAAAAGGCTTCTTGAGCTATGTAAGATCTGGCTTTGTTCATCCTGAACAATGAAAATTCCTAATTCCTTCCTCAGTGGGTATCATCAAACCCAACGCACTTAGACTGCAGTAGAAGACAGTAAGTTGCATCAAGAGCAGCTATTTCACCATAATTAACATCATTGGGCATTACAGGGCTGCTAAAatctcacagccaagaattccaAGAGTGGGAACTCCAGTGCACATGAAATGCCTTCTCACAGGTGTTCAGAGCTGTGTCACTGGGGGTCACACAGGGCAGTTCCTCCAGGGCCTTGTCTcactctggggacagggagctcTTCACCAGTTTTGCAGATGTAGACCCACATGTCCTTTCACTCCCAAAGGGGCACAGTCTAGTTGATGAGAAGTTCCCCATcccacagaaccacagctgGACAAGCAACAACAGAAACGATTCCTACCTTCATTAAGTGCCCCTCTTTCCTTGTTGCACATGTTCATGTTTCCCAGTTCAAACAGTGAATAAACAAGGTCATAGAGCCCATACTCTCTTTCATTATTTCTCTCTTGTGAAGACTGAACTCTCAAAATTGGGAGCAGACCTGAAGAACCCAGTTTCGGTTTTCAATGTTTTTGTGTCCAGAACTGCTCTTAGAAGCCCCTTCTCGCCATGCATTAGTTATAAAGTATCACTAGGTCACCTGTGCAGTgtaaacaggaaaaattcttctaCACATcactgtgaaataaatttttcagcCTTTGAGTCTTTCCTGTACCTCCTAGGTTTTCTATCTTTACAGCAATCTTTCTGAATACATGAGCCGGTCAGAAACATCCAGGAACTCTTGCCATCCAGAAGATGTTCCAATGCCAGTTCTCTACTCCTAAATGTCCTCTGAGCTACTACCTCACAAAACAGAGGCATTTTGTTCTCTGACAGCAGCCAAACCTGTGCTAGGCCCCAACGGCCCCAACCACaacctgcagccctgcagcagctccctctgcacCCCACAGCCCTGACTGGGGACACGTGTGAACTGCCAGGTCGTC
The sequence above is drawn from the Hirundo rustica isolate bHirRus1 chromosome 10, bHirRus1.pri.v3, whole genome shotgun sequence genome and encodes:
- the NME9 gene encoding thioredoxin domain-containing protein 6 isoform X7; this translates as MATKKKEVVLQINITSQELWEEMLCLKGLIVVDVFQAWCGPCKPVVNLFQKIRNQVGSDLLHFAVVLELTCELAVPLLLTSVILPPKSGTQRCFPVWGAEVDSIDALEKYRGQCEPVFLFYTGGELVAVVRGADAPLLQKTILKHLAGERKSLHGGEPVVVPDRAFSREQGSTAPLQEEQQEGLTG
- the NME9 gene encoding thioredoxin domain-containing protein 6 isoform X6, translating into MATKKKEVVLQINITSQELWEEMLCLKGLIVVDVFQAWCGPCKPVVNLFQKIRNQVGSDLLHFAVVLELTCELAVPLLLTSVILPPKSGTQRCFPVWGAEVDSIDALEKYRGQWRRISGCGKRSRCTIAAEDHPETSGRGKEEFTWRRARGGARQSLLQRAGKHGSPSGGTTGRTNSAASWPCAHQI
- the NME9 gene encoding thioredoxin domain-containing protein 6 isoform X5, whose protein sequence is MATKKKEVVLQINITSQELWEEMLCLKGLIVVDVFQAWCGPCKPVVNLFQKIRNQVGSDLLHFAVAEVDSIDALEKYRGQCEPVFLFYTGGELVAVVRGADAPLLQKTILKHLAGERKSLHGGEPVVVPDRAFSREQGSTAPLQEEQQEGLTVLHPGPVHTKSEAPECGNQRKTLLALAEAPWDEGA
- the NME9 gene encoding thioredoxin domain-containing protein 6 isoform X9, yielding MATKKKEVVLQINITSQELWEEMLCLKGLIVVDVFQAWCGPCKPVVNLFQKIRNQVGSDLLHFAVAEVDSIDALEKYRGQCEPVFLFYTGGELVAVVPDRAFSREQGSTAPLQEEQQEGLTVLHPGPVHTKSEAPECGNQRKTLLALAEAPWDEGA
- the NME9 gene encoding thioredoxin domain-containing protein 6 isoform X4, which gives rise to MLCLKGLIVVDVFQAWCGPCKPVVNLFQKIRNQVGSDLLHFAVVLELTCELAVPLLLTSVILPPKSGTQRCFPVWGAEVDSIDALEKYRGQCEPVFLFYTGGELVAVVRGADAPLLQKTILKHLAGERKSLHGGEPVVVPDRAFSREQGSTAPLQEEQQEGLTVLHPGPVHTKSEAPECGNQRKTLLALAEAPWDEGA
- the NME9 gene encoding thioredoxin domain-containing protein 6 isoform X2, which encodes MPLQINITSQELWEEMLCLKGLIVVDVFQAWCGPCKPVVNLFQKIRNQVGSDLLHFAVVLELTCELAVPLLLTSVILPPKSGTQRCFPVWGAEVDSIDALEKYRGQCEPVFLFYTGGELVAVVRGADAPLLQKTILKHLAGERKSLHGGEPVVVPDRAFSREQGSTAPLQEEQQEGLTVLHPGPVHTKSEAPECGNQRKTLLALAEAPWDEGA
- the NME9 gene encoding thioredoxin domain-containing protein 6 isoform X10 — translated: MATKKKEVVLQINITSQELWEEMLCLKGLIVVDVFQAWCGPCKPVVNLFQKIRNQVGSDLLHFAVVLELTCELAVPLLLTSVILPPKSGTQRCFPVWGAEVDSIDALEKYRGQWRRISGCGARQSLLQRAGKHGSPSGGTTGRTNSAASWPCAHQI
- the NME9 gene encoding thioredoxin domain-containing protein 6 isoform X3, coding for MKINITSQELWEEMLCLKGLIVVDVFQAWCGPCKPVVNLFQKIRNQVGSDLLHFAVVLELTCELAVPLLLTSVILPPKSGTQRCFPVWGAEVDSIDALEKYRGQCEPVFLFYTGGELVAVVRGADAPLLQKTILKHLAGERKSLHGGEPVVVPDRAFSREQGSTAPLQEEQQEGLTVLHPGPVHTKSEAPECGNQRKTLLALAEAPWDEGA
- the NME9 gene encoding thioredoxin domain-containing protein 6 isoform X1, with translation MATKKKEVVLQINITSQELWEEMLCLKGLIVVDVFQAWCGPCKPVVNLFQKIRNQVGSDLLHFAVVLELTCELAVPLLLTSVILPPKSGTQRCFPVWGAEVDSIDALEKYRGQCEPVFLFYTGGELVAVVRGADAPLLQKTILKHLAGERKSLHGGEPVVVPDRAFSREQGSTAPLQEEQQEGLTVLHPGPVHTKSEAPECGNQRKTLLALAEAPWDEGA
- the NME9 gene encoding thioredoxin domain-containing protein 6 isoform X8, whose protein sequence is MATKKKEVVLQINITSQELWEEMLCLKGLIVVDVFQAWCGPCKPVVNLFQKIRNQVGSDLLHFAVGGELVAVVRGADAPLLQKTILKHLAGERKSLHGGEPVVVPDRAFSREQGSTAPLQEEQQEGLTVLHPGPVHTKSEAPECGNQRKTLLALAEAPWDEGA